One Citrobacter amalonaticus genomic window carries:
- a CDS encoding YjaG family protein translates to MLQNPIHLRLERLESWQHVTFMACLCERMYPNYAMFCQQTGFGDGQVYRRILDLIWETLTVKDAKVNFDSQLEKFEEAIPAADDYDLYGVYPAIDACVALSELVHSRLSGETLEHAIEVSKTSITTVAMLEMTQAGREMSDEELKDNPAVEQEWDIQWEIFRLLADCEERDIELIKGLRADLREAGESNIGINLQQ, encoded by the coding sequence ATGTTACAAAACCCGATTCATCTGCGTCTGGAACGTCTGGAAAGCTGGCAGCACGTCACGTTTATGGCCTGCCTGTGTGAGCGCATGTACCCGAACTATGCCATGTTCTGCCAACAGACCGGGTTTGGCGACGGACAAGTGTACCGCCGTATTCTGGACCTGATCTGGGAAACGCTGACGGTCAAAGACGCGAAAGTGAATTTCGACAGCCAACTGGAGAAGTTTGAAGAAGCGATTCCGGCGGCAGACGATTATGACCTGTATGGGGTTTATCCGGCCATTGATGCCTGCGTGGCGTTAAGCGAGCTGGTTCATTCCCGTTTGAGCGGTGAGACGCTGGAACACGCCATTGAAGTCAGCAAGACGTCCATAACCACGGTTGCGATGCTGGAAATGACCCAGGCAGGTCGAGAAATGAGCGATGAAGAGCTCAAAGATAACCCGGCGGTGGAGCAAGAGTGGGATATTCAGTGGGAAATATTCCGACTTTTAGCTGACTGCGAAGAACGCGACATTGAGCTGATAAAAGGGCTTAGAGCAGACCTGCGTGAGGCTGGCGAGAGCAATATCGGTATAAATTTGCAGCAGTAA
- the nfi gene encoding deoxyribonuclease V (cleaves DNA at apurinic or apyrimidinic sites) — protein sequence MDLASLRAQQRELASSVIRADRFDNDPPELIAGADVGFEQGGEVTRAAIVLLKYPSLELVEYQVARIATTMPYIPGFLSFREYPALLAAWTQLSQKPGLVFVDGHGISHPRRLGVASHFGLLVDVPTIGVAKKRLCGTFGPLGDEPGALAPLMDKDEQLAWVWRSKARCNPLFIATGHRVGLDSALAWVQRCMKGYRLPEPTRWADAVASERPAFMRWQEIQP from the coding sequence ATGGATCTCGCATCGCTACGTGCTCAGCAGCGTGAACTGGCCTCATCGGTGATCCGTGCGGATCGTTTCGATAACGATCCGCCGGAACTGATCGCCGGTGCCGACGTCGGGTTTGAGCAAGGTGGTGAGGTAACGCGAGCCGCGATCGTGCTGCTGAAATATCCCTCGCTGGAATTGGTCGAATACCAGGTGGCGCGGATCGCCACCACCATGCCTTATATCCCCGGCTTTCTCTCATTTCGCGAGTATCCCGCGCTGTTGGCCGCGTGGACACAATTGTCACAAAAACCGGGTTTAGTGTTTGTGGATGGACACGGTATCTCACACCCGCGTCGTCTCGGCGTGGCCAGCCACTTTGGGCTGCTGGTGGATGTGCCCACCATTGGCGTGGCGAAAAAGCGTCTGTGTGGCACGTTTGGGCCCCTTGGTGATGAACCCGGCGCACTGGCGCCGCTGATGGACAAAGATGAACAACTGGCATGGGTCTGGCGCAGCAAAGCGCGCTGTAATCCGCTGTTTATCGCTACGGGCCATCGTGTCGGGTTGGACAGCGCTCTGGCGTGGGTGCAGCGCTGTATGAAAGGCTACCGCCTGCCGGAGCCAACCCGCTGGGCGGATGCGGTGGCATCTGAACGTCCGGCGTTTATGCGATGGCAGGAAATTCAGCCCTGA